GGAAAAGAAAGCCGTCTGGAAGAAAAGAGTCCATATGATTACTTGCCATATGTCTCAATAAATTTTTCCAACGAGCGGTCATATGTTCTTTCCACATCTTTTGGAAAAAGACAGGCTGGCAGCTCTCGCCTGCTCCAGTGATAGCGTATGCACTCGCAGCACATGCCTTTTCTGTTGCACACTTCCCATGTGCACGGGCAACTTTTCAAGTTTTCCTCTTTTTTGCATTCCATGGATGTAAAAGGAAAAAAGATTAAGAAGTTTTGTGTACGGCGTCCCGCACTATCTGCGCATGGTCAAATGCCAGGGGTGGCAATGCATTCAAATCAAAGAATTTTGTGTCGGATGCATCATCTCCTCCTTTGGGCAATCCTTTTTTGACCGAAAGAAGATAAGCAATTGACACTGTATGCCCTCTTGGGTCCCTATCAGGGTCTGAATAAACTCCCAGCAGTGATTGCACGGTAGTTTCAAGCCCTGTCTCCTCCTTCACCTCTCTCACCACCGCCTCCTCTACCGTTTCGCCATATTCGACGAAGCCGCCCGGCAATGCCCACCGCCCTTTGAATGGGTCATTTTTTCTCTTTATCAGCAGAATTTTTTTGTCTTTGATTACCACACCGTCAACCGTGAGTTTTGGAGATTTCATGGTATGCAATTATCTTGGCAAATAAAAATGCAACCCCT
This region of Candidatus Thermoplasmatota archaeon genomic DNA includes:
- a CDS encoding DUF6485 family protein; translation: MECKKEENLKSCPCTWEVCNRKGMCCECIRYHWSRRELPACLFPKDVERTYDRSLEKFIETYGK
- a CDS encoding NUDIX hydrolase; amino-acid sequence: MKSPKLTVDGVVIKDKKILLIKRKNDPFKGRWALPGGFVEYGETVEEAVVREVKEETGLETTVQSLLGVYSDPDRDPRGHTVSIAYLLSVKKGLPKGGDDASDTKFFDLNALPPLAFDHAQIVRDAVHKTS